In Anomaloglossus baeobatrachus isolate aAnoBae1 chromosome 6, aAnoBae1.hap1, whole genome shotgun sequence, the genomic stretch GCAGCATTTCTGTTTGGGGCGGATGCATCATCCAGCTTTCCCGAGGCTCAGAATGGTCCTCGCTGTACGGCAGGTGCCGGCAAAGGCTGCAAATTCACAACTGCACGAGAAGACGACGATATTGTAAAAAGTCGCTAACAAATTGTAACCAAAAATAATAAATGTCGCTTAATCTCAGCCCCAAACACCTTGATTGTTGACAACTACCAGCCTCAGCATGCCCCAGATCAGCAAAGGGGGGCGTGAAGACCGGGtatcagagatagagagagaatatATACATTTTCCCATGTGAGATCCTCCTGCTGCCTCCATTCCTGCAGGATATAACAAGGGGAGATTAATATCAACGCAGCATCAAATCTCCCATCATACAGGAACTCGCAAGGGAAAAGCTAATTCACAGCCTAGAACCAGAACACGATAGTTTATTAAGATTTAAAATTACATATATTTATTTAgattttaaatatataattttaatattaaatttatttttaaaattataaataaaaattatatagttTCACTGTAATTTATTAATATttaaatgtataatatatattttttataaaaaacatTAGTATTTAAAATGACTTATCTAAATATATGTATAAtctaatttaaaaaatatatttatttttaaaattaaaaaaaatactagTTTCACTTTAATTGTTAATTAATATTTAAatgtataatttaaaaaaattatatatttttttaataaaaaataaactacatttttattatttaaaatgacaatataATCTAAATGTATAatctataaatataatataatataaaattaaatatgaaattataaataaaaaaaacactttatatgtAGTTTCACTGTACTCTAAATTATATGtacaatgaataaaaaaaataagaattagataatttttaaaatttaataaaaatataaaaatgtagttTATTTAAAATTACAATTATAatatacatgtataatatataataaCTTAAATATCAAATgaatattatttttataattatatattataaatTAAAAATTATGTACATATAGTTTCACTTTTATTATTTAAATTATATGTATAAtattgaaaaagaagggaattttgttacttaccgtaaattccttttcttctagctccaattgggagacccagacgattgggggtgtatagctactgcctccggaggccacacaaagcattacactaaaaagtgtaatgcccctccccttctggctatacaccccccgtgggatcacgggctgcttcagttttactgctaaagcaagaaggaggaaagccaataactggtttaaacaaattcaatccgaagtaacatcggagaactgaaaccgttcaacatgaacaacatgtgtacccgaacaaccaaaaatcccgaaggacaacagggcgggtgctgggtctcccaataggagctagaagaaaaggaatttacggtaagtaacaaaattcccttcttcggcgctccattgggagacccagacgattgggacgtccaaaagcagtccctgggtgggtaaggtaatacctcaagttagagctgcaaaacagccctctcctacgaggaggcaaccgccgcctgcaggactcttctacctaggctggcgtccgccgaagcgtaggtatgcacctgataatgtttggtgaaagtgtgcagactcgaccaggtagccgcctggcacacctgttgagccgtagcctggtgtcgtaatgcccaggacgcacccacggctctggtagaatgggccttcagccctgatggaaccggaagcccagcagaacggcaggcttcaagaattggttccttgatccatcgagccagggtggatttggaagcctgcgatcctttgcgcttaccagcgacaaggacaaagagtgcatccgagcggcgcaggggcgccgtgcgggaaatgtagattctgagtgctctcacgagatccaacaaatgcaaatccttttcataccgatgaactggatgaggacaaaaggaaggtaaggaaatatcctgattaagatgaaaagaggataccaccttagggagaaactcctgaatcgggcgcagcactaccttgtcctggtgaaaaaccaggaagggagctttggatgacagcgctgccaattcggataccctccgaagagacgtgaccgctaccagaaaggccactttctgtgagagtcgagaaagtgaaacatccttcagaggctcgaagggcggcttctggagagcaactagtaccctgttcagatcccatggatctaacggccgtttgtacggagggacgatgtgacaaaccccctgcaggaacgtgcgtacctgaggaagtcgtgctagacgcttttgaaaaaataccgatagcgctgagacttgccctttaagggagccgagcgataagcctttttccaaaccagattgcaggaaggaaagaaaagtaggcaatgcaaatggccagggggacactccctgtgccgaacaccaggataagaaaatcttccacgttctgtggtagatcttagcagacgtgggcttcctagcctgtctcatggtggccacgaccccttgagataatcctgaagatgctagtatccaggactcaatggccacacagtcaggttcagggccgtagaattcagatggaaaaacggcccttgtgacagtaagtctggccggtctggtagcgcccacggttggccgaccgtgagatgccacagatccggataccacgaccttctcggccagtctggggcgacgagcaggacgtggcggcaatcggacctgatcttgcgtagcactctgggcaagagtgccagagggggaaacacatagggtagttggaactgcgaccaatcttgcactaaggcgtctgccgccagagctctgtgatcgcgagaccgtgccatgaaagttgggaccttgttgttgtgccgggacgccattaggtcgacgtccggccttccccagcggcgacagatttcctgaaacacgtccgggtgaagggaccattcccctgcgtccataccctggcgactgaggaagtccgcttcccagttttctacgccggggatgtgaactgcggatatggtggaggccgtggcttccacccacatcagaatccgccggacttcctggaaggcttgccgactgcgtgtcccgccttggtggttgatgtatgccaccgctgtggagttgtccgactgaattcggatctgctttccttccagccactgctggaaggcttgtagggcaagatacactgccctgatttccagaacattgatctgaagggtggactcctgctgagtccacgtaccctgagccctgtggtggagaaaaactgctccccaccctgacagactcgcgtctgtcgtgaccaccgcccaggatgggggtaggaaggaccttccttgtgataatgaggtggggagaagccaccattgaagagagtccttggccgtctgggaaagggagactttcctgtctaaggacgtcgacttcccgtcccattggcggagaatgtcccattgaagtgggcgcagatgaaactgcgcaaacgggactgcctccattgctgccaccatcttccctaggaagtgcatgaggcgtcttaaggggtgcgactggccttgaaggagagagtgcacccctgtctgtagtgaacgctgcttgtccatcggaagcttcactgtcgctgagagagtatgaaactccatgccaagatatgttagtgattgggtcggtgacagatttgactttgaaaagttgatgatccacccgaaagtctggagagtctccagcgcaacattcaggctgtgttggcatgcctcttgagagggtgccttgacaagtagatcgtccaagtaagggatcaccgagtgtccctgagagtgcaagactgctaccactgctgccatgaccttggtgaaaacccgtggggctgtcgccagaccaaatggcagggctacgaactgaaggtgttcgtctcctataacgaagcgtagaaaacgctggtgctctggagcaatcggcacgtggagataagcatctttgatgtctattgatgctaggaaatctccttgagacatcgaggcaatgacggagcggagggattccatccggaaccgcctggttttcacgtgcttgttgagcagttttaggtccagaacaggacggaaagagccgtccttttttggcaccacaaacagattggagtaaaaaccttgacctcgttcctgaagaggaacagggatcaccactccctctgcccttagagagcacaccgcttgcagaagagcatcggctcggtcgggatgtggggaagttctgaagaaccgaggcggaggacgagaactgaactctatccggtacccgtgagacaaaatgtctgttacccaccggtctttgacctgtggcagccaaatgctgcaaaagcgggagagcctgccaccgaccgaggaggccgaaagtcatgaggcagccggcttggaagcggttcctccggctgctttctttgggcgtgagtgagtccgccaggaatctgagctgctctgctccttctgagtccttttggacgaggagaattgggtcctgcccgaacctcgaaaggaccgaaacctcgactgtcccttccactgttgaggtttgcttgatctgggctggggtaaggaagagtccttacccttggactgtttaatgatttccgccaattgctcgccaaacagcctgtcttgagataatggcaaactggttaagcattttttggaagcagaatctgctttccattcctttaaccataaggctctgcgtaaaaccaccgagttggcggacgccattgacgtacggctggtagagtccaagaccgcattgatagcgtaagtcgcaaacgcagacatttgcgaggtcaaggacgccacttgcggcactgatggacgtattatagagtccacctgcgccagaccagctgaaatagcttggagtgcccacacggctgcgaatgctggagcaaacgacgcgccgatagcttcatagacagatttcaaccaaaggtccatctgtctgtcattggcatctttaagtgaagccccatcttccactgcaactatggatctagccgtaagcctggagattgggggggtccacctttggacactgggtccagcgtttgaccacgtcagggggaaagggataacgtgtatccttaagacgtttggagaaacgcttatctggataagcatggtgtttctggactgcttctctgaagtccgcgtggtccagaaaagagctcaatttacgtttgggatacctaaaatggaatttctcctgctgtgctgctgcctcctccgctggaggagaaatatccagcagtctattgatggccgctataagatcattcaccatggcgtcaccatcaggggtatccaggttgagagcagtctcaggattagactcctgatcacctagctctgtctcatcatacagagaatcctcgcgctgagaccctgaccagcgtgatgacgccgagggtctctcccagcgagctcgcttaggctgcctgggactgtcgtccgagtcagagccttcagcctgtgatgcctgggacccccttggagcacggattagttccaactgagggggaccggggaacattgactcagcagtgcccatggtctgagtgaccggcctggactgcaaggtttctagaatttttgtcatagtcacagacatcttatcagcaaaaactgcaaattctgtccccgtcaccggggcagggttcacaggcgtctctgcctgggccactactagcatagactccggctgacgaagtggcacagggaccgaacattgcacacaatgggggtcagtggaacctgccggtagatcagccccacatgcggtacaggcagcatatgaagcccgtgccttggcacccttgctttttgcggatgacatgctgttgtctcctcagagcaatataggggtataagccaagaagcgaccgtacagtgcaatgtatataggtacaaacaaaagtacacaaaacactgtggcactagtggggtcagcacctaggtgctgcttaccgcccgcttaacagcgggtgtgtggtcgccagaatcccctgtctgggtctcccagggctatgtccgttctccagctcagactgcgtgcaggaatggctgccggcgtcctgtgaagaggggcgggccgtgggcgtgctgcagacaaagagcgggaaactggcgtcccactgtgcccagtgagagggctggagtatgtaaataagactccagccctcggcgctgactattgtacagcgtctctccccttccctgactgacagggctgggggcgggaacgaaacgtaactaggccgcagaagccggggactagatttatcagcgctgccgtcgtaaaagcacggtcgtcgcgaggtccccggcgcaccacaagtctcagccgcgccgcagtctccgtggcggccggcgcggtagttccccacacataaaactcactcagcaaagctgcagtgagaatcacccaagcgcgcagcgctactgtccccggcgcactagaacacccagcaacgctggagtgtgtctgcctgtctgtacggggacacagagtacctgaatgttgcagggccttgtccctgacggtacccagctccgtatccagcaggatctcccggtctgtggatggagcccggcctcagagtctggaggccggtaagatcccacttcaccagagcccacagggggatggggaaggaaaacagcatgtgggctccagcctccgtacccgcaatgggtacctcaacctttacaaacaccgccaacaaaagtggggtgagaagggagcatgctgggggccctttagcatgggccctcttttcttccatccgatatagtcagcagctactgctgactaaacagtggagctatgcgtggatgtctgacctccttcgcacaaagcttgaaaactgagcagcccgtgatcccacggggggtgtatagccagaaggggaggggccttacactttttagtgtaatgctttgtgtggcctccggaggcagtagctatacacccccaaacgtctgggtctcccaatggagcgccgaagaaataaataATGATATATAGATAAATTATCTTTTATAATTGTAAAaaaaattaattattatttaaaatgatatatattttaattaatagtaaatacaaataaaataaaaaatctaaaactATAATTAAAATAGTATAGTGCATTCATTTTTTTGCAAAGATTTTCcaatatcaaaaaaaaaaaaaaaaaaaaaaaaaaaaaaaaaaaaaagcgttagGCGAAGCCAGGAACATATTATACAGGCCATGTACGGACCACAATGACCGACCCCGGATCTCCTGATCCCAACTCAAGGGAGTTTGTCCGGACTGCCATCTGGACTCAGACCGTATCATGCATACATGTGAATGGTGCCCTCCAAAATACAAAAAACCTGGCGAACCAAAATGTAACCCCCATTCTTTATACTGCAGGATACGGAGTCCTGTAGGGACAACACGGGGACTTCTGCTGAACGGACAGATACGATTCAAGGCACAATGTCACGACTGTCAACATTTCTAGTTCTGTTGTCCAGATATGTAATCTGCAACCCTGGACGTCTCCAGTAATTGCCCCTTGGTGGTCCTAGGCTAAATCCCCTaataactccccccccccccctcctccaacaTCTGCAGTCGCTCTGCGGTCATGGATGTTTTTAGCAATTTTACAGATGAGCTGTTAAATCTTCAAGCAAAGAAAACGGCAAAACCAGTGCACACGTATTAGTCGTCACTCGTCACACCATGCGGAAAATACTGGGGAAGGGGGGTCTCGTGCTGGTCATGGGCCTAATGGCATGACATAACTGGTGGGGGTCAGACCATCGATGGAGATAAAGGAACCATAGAGCTCGGGGATTGCAGCACCTCTCAGAGCAAGAACATGAAGGAGACCCTTCATTATCAGGGCTGAAGTCGGACCACCACCGCTCATAACATAGCAAAAACAAACTCCATAAAAAGGTCATTATAAGAGGGGGGTCCTTTGCACAAGACCCCCCAGACCGTGGCTGCAGTTCTGGCGATCCCAGACAGCAGCCGTAATCATTAACAGGcgaccaaaaaaagaaaaatgcaataaaaacaaaaaaggtaaataaaatccaTGGATGTGGTCGGTTAGATCTAGTGAAAAGTAGTATTTTTGCAATTTATTGTTTATTAAAATCTtccgccgttcttgagatattaaacacttctcgttgcctaggagaccgaccaccgctgttgTCACGTTTGCAAACACTGCACTGAAGCTTGTGGTATTAAAGAGCCGATAGTGTGGGCCAGTCATGGCCAATGTCAAGGCAAAGCCTGCAGACCTGAGAAGAGCTGGCAAATACTGTGCATGTCTGGCTACCACTTCTATACTGTAGTGGGTGGTCGGTTTCCCAGGTAACGAGATGTAAACACAACAGAAAAGTGTTAAAATCTCAAAAAGGACAGAACATTTTCACAAAAGGTAAAttacaaaagtgcttgtttttacgcGCGCTGTCCGACGATCTCCGTTTATGAAGACGTGAATTTATCAGATTGAGGTTCTTGTTCACGACATGCACATCAGACCCAAGACTTAACCGGAGGCAGCGACCCTTGTAATGGGACGCTCGCTCCCTTCCCCAGTGTATGGGATTAGTGGGGTATATCGGTAATATTAGCAGTGCATCACACAAGCAGCCAAACCTCACCCCAATGCTGCGGTGAGTGccgccatgctttgcttgtaaactCCATGCCAGAAGATGTAAAATATCACACACCTTTCTCCGGCCTTAAAGGAGCTTCCTTTGGCCTCTTGGGTTTTTCCGTAGCCGTTCTGGAAAGCGACGGTGGTCGGGCAGCTTCTCTGGctttggtaggcctcatgtagcccTTGAGAACTTCAGTCTTGGTACTCTTCTGAGGGATCTTATCTGTAGCAGGACGGTCCGTAAGTCCAGGAGCTGAGGGCAAGGTCTTCGTTTTGGTCTTCGAGGTATCTTTGGTGGCGGCAGGCAGAGATTTCAGTCCAACTTTTTGCCGTTGTGTTGAATCACTGGCATCTTTCTTAGGTCCGGGAATATTTAGGACAAAGTCTTCTGAGACTTTAACGCCATCAGGAGAGTCTCCAATCTTCGCCGAGTCCTCAGTGGATTCACCCACCTCCAAAGAATCTCCTTCAACATTGAAATTATAGTCAATATTGCCTTTTGGCTCCACAAACTTTACCGACTCTGGTAAAAGTACACACTCTTCACGGAGGGAATGTGACATCTCCACTGAAGAATCAGGAGGATTTGCCAATTTTTCAATGAGATTCTGATCTGGAGTCCTACGTTCCTCTCCAGCTCCTGAAGACTCTGCTAAATGAGGGGGTAGATTTGCATTAGGTGGTCCCGTCTCATCGGACTTCAGCTCTATTTTCTCAGGAGACGTTTCTCCAGTAAGCACCAAGATGTCATCACTCAACCCTTGTAATAACGGAGCACCAATCGGAGTCTCTTGGCCATGTGGAGGAAATAGGACATCGTTCACATCCAGGTGTGGTTGTTGAGGAGGAGCCTTTGTTTCTTGTTCCTTCGCAGATAAGTCCATCAAGGGTGAATGAACCAAGACACCTCCTGCCGAATCTTCCACAGGGTCATTTCTAACAGAACCGTCACTGGACCTTGTTAGTTCAGAGAAGGAGGAAAGCTCTGTTTTGGTAGACGCTGAACCATGAGGACGCTTTAAAGACCCACGCTCAGCTTTCTTAGAACCTGAAAACTTGGTTTCCGGTAGATGGTCATTTAGCTGGACGGGGAAGGCAGATACCTCAACCCATGGGTCCCCAGCATCATATACACCTTTAGAACCATTTGATTTTGCCTTAACTTTACCCCTTTTGCTTTTCATTTGTCTCTCGAAAGAAAGGTTTCCCTCAGGTTGAGCTTTTTTCGGAGATGAAAGTGGCTGCAGAGGTTTGATTGTTGGCTCGGACTGGTTCACTGAAGCAGGAGAGCTTGGGAAACTGGGTGCCGGGATTGTACCAGACTGATTTTCAGGGACCGTTTCTGCACCAGGTCCAATTTCAGGAATGGGCACTTTGTTGCCTGGGACAAGATTGGGATCCCTTTCAGGAGAGAGTTCCTTATTGACCTGGATAGTACCAAGATTATTTtctggaaaagaagctttgaggccAAGGTCTTTTCCGGCCTTATTTTGTACAACAGGCTCCTTGCTCATCAAGACTGTAGCAGGCTTATTTTCTAGTGGTGCAGCTTTGAGGTCAAGGTCTTTCCCCACCACCTTTTCTGGAGCAAACTCCTTACTTGCAAAGACTGTAGCGGGCTTATTCTCTGGAGGTGCAGCTTTGAGATCAATGTCTTTCCCTGCCTTATTTTGTGGAACAGGCTCCTTGCTCACCAAGGCTGTAGTGGGCTTATTTTCTGGAGGTGCAGCTTTAAGGTCAAGGTCTTTCCCTCCCTTAATTTGTGGAATAAGTTCCTTGCTTGCCAAGACTGTAGCAGGTTTATCTTCTAGAGGTGCAGCTTTGAGGTCAAGTTCTTTCCCTGCCTTACTTTCTGGAGCAGCTTTAAGGTCAAGGTCTTTCCCTGCCTTATTTTGTGGAACAGGATCCTTGCTTGCCAACACTGTAGTGGGCTTATTTTCTAGAGGAGCAGCTTTGAGGTCAAGGCCTTTCCCTGCCTTAATCTGTGGAATAAGTTCCTTGCTTGCCAAGACTGTAGCAGGTTTATCTTCTAGAGGTGCAGCTTTAAGGTCAAGGTCTTTCCCTGCCTTATTTTGTGGAACAGGCTCCTTGCTCACCAAGGCTGTAGTGGGCTTATTTTCTGGAGGTGCAGCTTTGAGGTTAAGGTCTTTCCCTGGCTTATTTTCTGGAACAGGCTCCTTGCTCACCAAGGCTGTAGTGGGCTTATTTTCTGGAGGTGCAGTTTTGAGGTCAAGGTCTTTCCCTCCCTTAATTTGTGGAACAAGTTCCTTGCTTGCCAAGACTGCAGGTTTATTTTCTGGAGGTGAAGCTTTGAGGTCAAGTACTTTCCCTGCCTTACCTTCTGGAGCAGTTTTAAGGTCAAGGTCTTTCCCCGCCTTATTTTCTTGAACAGGCTCCTTGCTTGCCAAGACTGTAGTGGGCTTATTTTCTGGCGGTGCAGCTATGAGGTCAAGGTCTTTCCCTGCCTTACTTTCTGCAATAGGCTCCTTGCTTGCAAAGACTGTAGCAGGCTTATTTTCTGGAGAAGAAGCTTTAATGTCAAGGTCTTTCCTCGCCTTATTTTCTGGAACAAGCTCCTTGCTAGCCAAAACTGTAGCAGGCTTATTTTCTGGAGGTGTAGCAATGAGGTCAAGGTCTTTCCCTGCCTTACGTTCCGCAATACGCTCCTTGCTGGCCAAGCCTGTAGTGGGCTTATTTTCTAGAGGTACAGCTTTGAGGTCAAGTTCCTTCCCTGCCTTACTTTCTGGACCAGGCTCCTTGCTCGTTGAGGTTGTACCAGGCTTACTTTTTAGGGAAGGAGCTTTAAGGTCAAGGTCTTTCCCTGCCTTACTGTCTGCAACATTTTCTTTAATGTCCAGGACTTCGCTAGGCTTATTTTCTGGAGGGCGCTCATTTTCTGACTTTCGTTTTGGGGCAGATTTTTTATCACCTAGGACTGTGGCAGGCTTATGTTCCAGAACAAGCTCCTTGTTATCAAAGGCTGTACCAGGTGCACTTTCAGGGGCTAAAACTATATCAGCCTTGTTTTCTAGTTTGCTGCTGGCCAGGACTGTACCAGACATATTTGGAACAAGCTCATGATCCATGAATTTGCCAGGCTTAGATTCTAGAGGAGGCATTTTGGCATCCAAGACCTTCACAGGTTTACTTTCTGGAATGAACTCCTTACTACTTAGGACTGAACCTGGCTTATTTTCTAGAACAGTTTCTATGATTCCTAGGACAGGATCAAGCATTTTGCCACCCTCGACTGTACTGGGTCTACCTTCTTGAATGGACTTTTTGCCCAGGACCGTACTAGCCTTACTTTCTGGAACGGCTGGCTTGTCAGACAGAACAGTAACGGACCTACTTTCTAAAAGAAAATCACAGCCAGGCTTATTTTCTGGAAAAGGCCTCTTGCAGTCATCGGGCTCAGCTTCTAAAGTCGGCACTTTGCCATACTTCTTTTCTGGAACAGGACTTTTGTCTTTTGGGACTTCATTTTCTGGAGTTCCTTTTGGCTCTATAGTTCCCAATACCAACTCAACGACCGTATCTGTGAGCGTTAAAGGCGTACAGGGGATAGCCTCATGTAAGGCAACTGGTGCTTTGTAACTGGTCAGTAATGGATCAGAACCAGTTATCAAATCTTTGCTGGGCGGCAGAACATTGTTGTCCAACCCTGCCGTCTTTTCTCCAAATACCGGCAAGTCTCCAGGTAAGTCTTTATGGTCTAGACCGTGTCCGAAGTCAACATTGAGGGGTTCTGCAGGGTCTGAGCGCAATTGTTGGCTCACATTTTTACCCTCCCCCCGATTGGCTTTTTGGGATTCATCTAGTGGCATTACTGGAGGCGAAGGCTTTTCGTCCCTGTCTGTAATCGTTGGCACACTAAAAGCCTGCAGATCCGAGTCTAATCCTTTCTGCCAATGCTTTGAGTCTTTAGAGTGCCCTCCGCGACTATAATTCCCGGCTCTCTTATCCCGCTTTTTAGGTTTGTCCCACTTGACCGTTTCGGGTCCACCGGGTAAGAAAGCGTCGGCGGAGCGCTCGCTCTTCTCCGAGACGCTCTCCTTGTATTTCTCTCCTTTCCACTGAGCTTTCTCTGAAGTCTGGAGCAGAATTTCAGGATGGAAATAAGGACATTTGGTGACATCTGTGTCAGCGATTCCAAATATAGCCTCCGTAGGAGTGTCAGGTTTCCTACTTTCTCCCATGAGGGGAGGCCGTGTGTCGAAAAGGCTTTTATCCACTTGGTCGCCAGGTGGGGATTGTAAGTGTCTGACTGCGGGAGAATCAATGTTTTGTGGAGCTGGCGTTGGCCTCTCTGGAGGATACAAGGTCGGGTCACCTTCCCTCTCCGGGGTTGCCTTTGCTTCGGTAGGATTAGCAGCGGGCACTATGCCATTTGCGGCACTTTGTGTCTCTCTC encodes the following:
- the LOC142243655 gene encoding uncharacterized protein LOC142243655 isoform X9, coding for MEEQIALSPHNAPEHEGHQLKLEETPFDVAPSSESQLLPDLGGSYVEQHDGEDLLNPDPYSQDIIFAYIEGSDPTTESYVYESLHNPGEDLQLEASDILQPTEDFGAEQVTPQICFEAPGAPSSADPSVSPAELIQEDSPVSSVQEFAAEIQEEPPASLGSFVPEDVISASPAALDHETESPGSLSDLIQEEAASSFPVTLDLEVEAPASLIASVPEKEVPASPVASVEEEEAPGSPVLSTQEEEFPASPVASVQQEEILASPVALVQEEEAPGSHVELVQEEEVPASPIASVLKEEAPGSPVVSVQEGETLLSPVALVQEEFTTSPVASVPEEAAPASPVELVQEEEAPASPVELVQEEEAPASPVALVQEEEAPASPVALVQEEEAPASPVALVQEEEAPASPVASVKEATSPTSVALVQDVEIPSSPAPLTQALETPAPLATFAPEESILTSPVSQIPPETLTPPVTGGDQIPEGPAKPVVKDDDLHPEDQAPLKPNVCKSSDRRPGRAKTALAPVTDKLLEPVSASPNPNPPPAQPGSSESLASRAKALHKKAHDMMESRREATRDAGDPEGIQATMKKKKKKTKLRKTYAPRDLEFGEEDSYPRAGSEALHPRDGQMGHVEALTKQDHLFETPLGTAKRETQSAANGIVPAANPTEAKATPEREGDPTLYPPERPTPAPQNIDSPAVRHLQSPPGDQVDKSLFDTRPPLMGESRKPDTPTEAIFGIADTDVTKCPYFHPEILLQTSEKAQWKGEKYKESVSEKSERSADAFLPGGPETVKWDKPKKRDKRAGNYSRGGHSKDSKHWQKGLDSDLQAFSVPTITDRDEKPSPPVMPLDESQKANRGEGKNVSQQLRSDPAEPLNVDFGHGLDHKDLPGDLPVFGEKTAGLDNNVLPPSKDLITGSDPLLTSYKAPVALHEAIPCTPLTLTDTVVELVLGTIEPKGTPENEVPKDKSPVPEKKYGKVPTLEAEPDDCKRPFPENKPGCDFLLESRSVTVLSDKPAVPESKASTVLGKKSIQEGRPSTVEGGKMLDPVLGIIETVLENKPGSVLSSKEFIPESKPVKVLDAKMPPLESKPGKFMDHELVPNMSGTVLASSKLENKADIVLAPESAPGTAFDNKELVLEHKPATVLGDKKSAPKRKSENERPPENKPSEVLDIKENVADSKAGKDLDLKAPSLKSKPGTTSTSKEPGPESKAGKELDLKAVPLENKPTTGLASKERIAERKAGKDLDLIATPPENKPATVLASKELVPENKARKDLDIKASSPENKPATVFASKEPIAESKAGKDLDLIAAPPENKPTTVLASKEPVQENKAGKDLDLKTAPEGKAGKVLDLKASPPENKPAVLASKELVPQIKGGKDLDLKTAPPENKPTTALVSKEPVPENKPGKDLNLKAAPPENKPTTALVSKEPVPQNKAGKDLDLKAAPLEDKPATVLASKELIPQIKAGKGLDLKAAPLENKPTTVLASKDPVPQNKAGKDLDLKAAPESKAGKELDLKAAPLEDKPATVLASKELIPQIKGGKDLDLKAAPPENKPTTALVSKEPVPQNKAGKDIDLKAAPPENKPATVFASKEFAPEKVVGKDLDLKAAPLENKPATVLMSKEPVVQNKAGKDLGLKASFPENNLGTIQVNKELSPERDPNLVPGNKVPIPEIGPGAETVPENQSGTIPAPSFPSSPASVNQSEPTIKPLQPLSSPKKAQPEGNLSFERQMKSKRGKVKAKSNGSKGVYDAGDPWVEVSAFPVQLNDHLPETKFSGSKKAERGSLKRPHGSASTKTELSSFSELTRSSDGSVRNDPVEDSAGGVLVHSPLMDLSAKEQETKAPPQQPHLDVNDVLFPPHGQETPIGAPLLQGLSDDILVLTGETSPEKIELKSDETGPPNANLPPHLAESSGAGEERRTPDQNLIEKLANPPDSSVEMSHSLREECVLLPESVKFVEPKGNIDYNFNVEGDSLEVGESTEDSAKIGDSPDGVKVSEDFVLNIPGPKKDASDSTQRQKVGLKSLPAATKDTSKTKTKTLPSAPGLTDRPATDKIPQKSTKTEVLKGYMRPTKAREAARPPSLSRTATEKPKRPKEAPLRPEKGKAEACTAPEAAGSDITAPPTKELPASPEKKVKAAAVTPKAKPLTATSPKKPLSSTPTPAKKTSSPAPATAINGTPKRPLGSAVKTTTPKEVKPKSLSPVKSPDKKPLTSATTPRSSVKASPAASKPSTSAAVTTAGACAPKPNVTPKRPTAPKNDVKAAEAKKTTTTKSPSELSRPKSVPADLTKSNGAAPAPGRPRTTKPAASKPLTGPSASADAKKLATSRPAPVNKTSTAPASKPSSALAASKPTAAPKQPRPATAPDLKNVRSKIGSTDNLKHQPGGGKVQILNKKVDVSKVSSKCGSKASAKGKTGGGDSKPDESLKTAIKQEPQESLKENSAEQTTPPQNGDLAAPADSPAVDTRENGAADTPPVDGSNQREMQSFNSLIPETSI